In the genome of Candidatus Dadabacteria bacterium, the window CCAGTCTCAAGGCACTGCGTAGTGTATGCGTCTATGCAGTAGGGACATTTTTCGGTATGAGCCACGGCCAGGGCTATGAGCGCCTTTTCCCTTTTCGTAAGCGCCCCTTCCTCGGCGGTCGCGGAGTTGTAGTACTCGAAAAACTTGTCCATGAGGTCTTCACTGAACTCCCCGATCTCGGGAAATCTCTTGAGATCCTCGGGGTTATAGTAATCCATCTTTCTTTTTCTCCCGTCTGTGTGTTATTCGCAGACTCTTTGTATAGGCTTCTCCCGGCAGTAAAATACCATAACCATATCTCACAAATCGGGGAAACGGAATGATAAAAGCGGTCATATTCGATTTTGACGGGGTTATAGTCGACAGCGAGCCCCTGCACCTCAGAGCCTTTCAGAGAACTGTGGAAACTCTCGGATTAAAGCTCTCGACCACCGACTATTACTTGCGGTACCTTGCCTGCGATGACAAAAGCTTTTTCAGGAGGTTTCTTGAGGATAACGGACAGCGTTGCACGGAACAGGAGATTGCCCGGCTTGTCAGAGAAAAAGGCATCCGTTTTGAAGAAATGATGGGGGAGGGCATAAGAATTTTCCCGGGGGTCGTCGAGTTCCTCGAGGCCATCCGGGGCAAATTTCATGTGGCGATAGGTTCCGGTGCGTTAACCGAAGAAATCAATCTCATACTGAGGAGCAAAAATCTTTCAGAGTTTTTCGGTTTTATAATAGGAGCCGATAATACGGAAAACCCAAAGCCGTCCCCCGAGGTCTACCTTAAATGTCTTGAGAGGCTCAGAAGAGATTACGACGGCACCATAACGGCCGCCCAGTGTGTTGTGTTTGAAGATTCTCCCCACGGTGTTTTAGCGGCCAAAAGGGCCGGGATGAGATGCGTCGGTATTTCTAACTCGTGTTCCGGTGACGAACTTGGGCTTGCCGACCAGGTTACGGAAAGCTTTTCCGAGATCATTGACGATTTCCCCGAGATGTTCTAAACAGGGATCTGTTTTAATATCGATACGCCAACTTGAGCCTGTATGGCGGTAGTGGTATATTTTCTGCCCGAGTGCGTGGGGCACACCCGGTATTGAGTTCACTGCGTCTCCATGCGTTCATATACATCCCGACGTGTTAATTTTGGAGAGAAAATATGGATAAAAATCAAGACACCGGAAAGTGCCCGGTAAACCACGGCACAACCCGTTCGAAGTTGACTGGCAGCATAGCTAACCAGAACTGGTGGCCGAATCAGCTCAATCTGAAAATCCTTCACCAGAACTCTTCTCTTGTGGACCCTATGGGCGAGAAGTTTGACTACGCGGCGGAGTTCCAGACCCTTGATCTTGAAGCGGTGAGACAGGATCTCTACGCGCTTATGACGGACAGCCAGGACTGGTGGCCCGCGGACTACGGTCATTACGGGCCGCTTTTTATCCGTATGGCCTGGCACAGCGCGGGAACCTACCGAATTCACGACGGACGCGGCGGAGCACGATCCGGTACGCAGCGGTTTGCGCCTCTCAATAGCTGGCCCGACAATGCGAATCTCGACAAGGCCCGCAGGCTTCTATGGCCGATAAAGAAGAAATACGGCCGCAAAATCTCCTGGGCGGATCTTATGATTTTCGCTGGCAACTGCGCTCTTGAGTCCATGGGGTTTAAGACGTTCGGTTTTGCCGGCGGGCGCGAGGACGCATGGGAGCCGGAAGAGGACATCTACTGGGGCCCCGAGACCGAATGGCTGGGAGATGAACGTTACAGCGGCGATCGCGAACTTCACAATCCTTTTGGCGCCGTGCAGATGGGACTTATCTACGTCAATCCCGAAGGACCCAACGCCAAGCCTGACCCGCTTGCCGCGGCGCACGATATCCGCGAAACCTTCGGGCGCATGGCTATGGACGATGAAGAAACTGTCGCCCTGATTGCAGGCGGACACACATTCGGCAAGTGTCATGGTGCCGGAGACGCGGCCTGCGTTGGTCCCGAGCCAGAGGCTGCCGACATTGAGGAGCAGGGTCTCGGATGGACGAACAAGCATGCGAGCGGACACGGCCCTGACGCCATAACAAGCGGTCTTGAGGGCGCATGGACGTCCAATCCGACGACGTGGGACAACGGCTTTTTCGACATGCTTTTCGGTTATGAGTGGGAACTTACCAAGAGTCCTGCGGGCGCCTGGCAGTGGACGGCAAAGGATGTGGATGACAAGGATCTTGCCCCCGAATCAGACGGATCCGGAAAATGGGTTCCAACGATAATGGCGACCACTGATCTCTCGCTACGCATGGATCCTGTGTATCAACCGATCTCGCGCCGCTTTCACGAAAATCCGGATGAATTGGCAGAGGCGTTTGCAAAGGCGTGGTACAAGCTTACCCATCGCGATATGGGTCCTTACCCTTGCTGCCTCGGACCACTGGTTCCGGACGAGTCTCAAATCTGGCAGGACCCGGTGCCAGCTGTTGATCATGAACTTGTTGAGGCAGAGGACATCGCGTTTCTGAAAAAAGAGATGCTTGACCAGGGACTTTCGATTCAGGAACTGGTTCGGGCGGCATGGGCTTCAGCTTCCACTTTCAGGGGCACCGACCGCAGAGGAGGCGCCAACGGTGCGCGTATCAGACTTTCTCCCCAGAAGGGCTGGGATGCCAACGACCCCGAAGAACTCAGCAAGACGTTGTCTTCACTGATGGCCGTTGGGGAGCGTTTTAACAATGCGCAGACAAACGGAAAATCCGTTTCGCTTGCGGATCTTATAGTGCTCGGCGGCTGTGCCGCAGTCGAAAAGGCGGCGGAAGCCGCGGGGTATTCGGTGAATCTTCCCTTTACGCCTGGCCGCACGGACGCCACTGAAGAGCAGACAGATGCGGCCGCCTTTGACGTGCTTGAACCGAAAGCAGACGGCTTTCGCAATTATATTGCGGCCGGCGGTCGGCAGCAGTCGCCGGTGGGGCTTCTGGTTGACAAGGCGCACCTGCTGACGCTTACCGCGCCTGAGATGACTGTGCTGCTCGGCGGCATGCGGGCACTCGGTGCAAACGCCGGAGGTTCGCAGCATGGACTGTTTACAGACAGGGTCGGGACCCTGAGCAATGATTTCTTTGTTAACCTGCTTGATATGTCGACTGAATGGGGGCGTTCTGCTGATTCTGAAGGGGTCTATGAAGGCCGCGACAGAGCGACTGGCGAGATTAGATGGACCGCTACCGAAGTTGATCTCATTTTCGGGTCCAACTCACAGTTGCGGGCGCTTGCGGAGGTTCACGCGTGTGATGATTCGGAGGAAGCTTTTGTGCGGGATTTTGTTGCTGCCTGGACCAAGGTTATGAATCTTGATCGTTTTGATATTTCCTGATTCCGAATCAGGGGAATATCAAAAATTGCAGGGCGACAAGTGCCGTTTTAATATCGAGGTTTTTGCATTTATAATTTGATATCATGAGTGGGAAGTTGTTTGTGATCTCCGGTCCGTCGGGAAGCGGAAAAACAACGATTGTCACCCGTGTTCTGTCAAACGTGGAGAACCTCCGTTTCTCTATTTCCTACACAACAAGATCAATGCGTGCGGGAGAGGTCCGCGGGGAGCACTACGAGTTTGTTTCTGGAGAAGAATTCCAGAGCATGATCAAACAGGGTTTCTTTGCCGAGTGGGCTGAGGTGCACGGAAATTTTTACGGCACGCCGAAGGCTGAAATAGAAAAATGGATCAAAACGGGTGTTGACGTCATTCTGGACATAGATGTTCAGGGGGCAAAAAGGCTGAGGGGCGTGTTTGACGATGCAGTCTTCATATTTGTTGTCCCGCCGTCTCTAGAGGTTCTCGAGCAAAGACTAAGAGACAGAAAATCGGAGGAAGAGGGGGACATCTCCACTCGTCTCGGAATTGTCAAGGAGGAAGTGGCCTGCTCGAAGTGCTATGATTATATTATAATTAATGATGAGGCGGATATTGCGGCTAGGAGAATTGAGGCCGTCATCCTTTCGCAAAGACGAGGGGATAGCGAAGATTCCCGCCAGCGGATGCTCGCCGCTACTCGGGACTCGAAGACGGAAAATGTGTACGGCCCCGTTTTTCTTAGGAGATTCGGCCTTAAGTGAGGTGTTTGCGCTGCTGTGATCAGGCTAAACGACATCATTGACAAGGTTGCTTCCTACTCGGATATCGAGAACGAAGATCTTGACTTCATAAAAAAAGCCTACGTGTATTCGGCCAAGGTTCACTCCGGTCAGAAAAGAGTTTCCGGGGAACCGTACCTGAGTCACCCCCTTGAGGTTTCTTCCATACTCGCGAACTTGAAACTTGACGTCCCCTCCATAGTTACCGGGCTTCTTCACGACACGATAGAGGACACTCTTGCGACTCGCGAGGAAATCGAACGGAATTTCGGAAGCGAGATAGCTTTTCTCGTCGACGCTACCACGAAAATAAGCCGTCTTCCCCATGTCTCCGATGTGGAAAAACAGGCCGAAAGCTTCCGCAAGCTGATACTCGCCACGGCTGAAGACATAAGGGTTGTGCTGATAAAACTCGCCGACAGGCTGCACAACATGAGAACGCTCCAGTATCTGCCTGAGGAAAAGCAGAAAAGGATTGCTGTTGAAACCATGGAAATTTACGCGCCGCTTGCTCACCGCCTCGGAATGAACTGGATATCGGTTGAGCTGGAGGATCTGGCGTTTAAGTTCTCTGAGCCGGGTGAATACGAGCGTATTAGCCAAACCGTGTCTGCAAAGAAAAAAGATTGGGAAAAGTACACGACTGAAATCGTCTCGCTCATCAACGCCAAGATGAAAGAATTTGAAATTCGCGGAGATGTCTCGTGGAGATTCAAGCATTTATACGGTATTTACAGCAAGATGAAGAAGGGCAATATAAGCCTGCGCAATATTTATGACATACTGGGTTTCCGGATCGTTACTGCGAGTGAAAACGAATGCTACCAGGTCCTGGGAGCGGTGCATTCCTTGTGGAAACCGATTCCGGGGAGAATAAAAGACTACATAGCCCTTCCGAAGGCCAACAACTACCAGTCCATTCATACTGCCGTGATAGGGCCCTTCGGAGAACAGATGGAGATCCAGATACGAACTGAGCGGATGCACCGAATCGCGGAATACGGTGTTGCCGCTCACTGGAGGTACAAAGAGGGAAATTCTATTGAGAACGGGAACGACAAGATCTACTCAAATCTCCGTCATCTCGTCGAGTTAAAAGACATAAAGGACTCGACGGAGTACATAGAAGCCATAAAAGGAGAGCTAATACTGGATGTTGTGTACGTTTACACTCCCAATGCGGACCTCCTTGAGTTTCCCGTGGGTGCAACTCCGGTTGACTTTGCATATTCAATTCACACCGACATAGGCAATCACTGCTCCCAGGCTTTTGTTGACCATAAACTTGTTCCTCTTAACTACAAGCTTCAAACTGGAGACATGGTGGAAGTGGTGACTTCCAAGAACAGGGCTCCTAACAGGCAGTGGCTTGATTTTGTCGTTACCTCAAAGGCTAAAAACAGAATAAGGAGCTGGCTGAGGCAGGAGGAAAACCGCAATGCCGAGCAGATTGGAGAGGCAATAACTCACAGGAAACTTGCGGCGAAAGGGTTTAACCTGCGCCACTTGCGAGAGAAGAAAAAGTTTGAGGAATCTCTGGCGAAGCTTCAATTCTCGGGAATAAAGGATTTTTACAGGGCGGTCGGATTCGGCAATGCCGCGGTAAACGATCTTCTCAAGGAGATGCATCCCAGGAAATTCGCCGAAGGCACCGAGAAAAGCGAAAGAATAAAAAGCATAGTGAACAGGATGTCCAAGGACGAGTACAAAGACGCCGTGCTCGTCAGGAGATATGACAACATACTCATAAAGTTCGGCAAGTGCTGCAACCCGGTTCCCGGGGAGCAGATAATAGGCTTCATAACCAGAGGCAGAGGGATAACCGTGCATGTCTACAATTGCCCCAAGTTGCTTGAGGTAGACCCTGAAAGGAGAATAGAGGTTGCCTGGAACGACGAGTATTCGGGGCGGATACCAATTGGTCTTTCGGTTAGGTGCGAGAACAGAAAAGGTATCCTCTCTGAACTGACAAGCACGGTTTCGGGACTCAATGTCGACATTGTCAGCGCCGATGTGAGCGAAGATGAGACTGGACAGGGAGATGCGAGGTTCGAGGTAGCGGTGGAGAATATCAAGCAACTTGAAAAACTCATTGAATCGCTTAAGAATCTTGGGGGAGTGATCTCGGTTGAGAGATTAACGGAAACCTCACACCACCAGCCGAATGACCTGAACTAAAACGGCATTCGCGTGCATTCGGACATTTTTGCCATGATCATAGCCTGGGTCAAAAAAAAGCTCGCCATAAGAAGTTCAAGAAAGCTTGCGCGTGCTGTAAGAGGCATCATCCGGAAAAAGGGGAGATTCATGGCTCCCAGGGAAGCTGATCACGCCGAAGCAAGGATACTTGCCTGTGAAGAGGCGATAGAAAGGGGTTCCCTTCACGAGATAAGGGCGTCAAGGAAAGCCCTTCGGATTTTCTTTGAAGACAACCTCAGGTCCTACGGCAAATCCGCTCTGCGACAGAACGCAGAAGCTATAGTGATAGCGGTGGCTCTCGCTCTGGCGATAAGAGCCTTCGTGTTTCAGCCTTTCAAGATTCCTTCAGGTTCAATGCTTCCGACGCTTCTTGTGGGTGATCATATATTGATAAACAAGTTTGTCTACGGAACAAGAATTCCTTTTACCAACAAGATGTTTTTTCCTTTCTCCGAAATTGACCGCGGCGACATCATAGTCTTCAAACTCAGCGGGGATAATACGACAGATTTCCCCATGCCCGGTAAAGGGGCTTTCTACGTAAAAAGAGCCGTGGGCATTGCCGGGGATGAAATAGACATAAGCGGAAGGGACGTCCTTATAAACGGCAGAGCCGTGGAGCAGACCTACACCGGGAACTACGAGTATCCGGACCAGAAATTCTTTTCTGTTGCCGACAGGTACGAGCAGTCGCTCTCCGGGAAAAATTTCAGCGTTATATATAAAAAGGGGAACAGTTCCACGACAAGCGGAAAAATGAGCTTTCCCCTTGTTGTTCCCAAGGGCAGGATTTTCGTCATGGGCGATAACAGGGACAACAGTTACGATAGCAGATTCTGGGGATTCGTGCCGGTGGAAAATGTTTACGGCAAGGCATTTATGATTCACTGGTCGTGGAATCTCTCTAACCCGGGTTTCGCGGATAAGGTAAGATGGAATAGAATTTTTTCGGGAATAGAATGAGCTTGCCGATTGTTTTCTGGAAAAACGGTGTTGAGGCATTTTCAGCGGTCACCATTACGGGCAATTCCCTCTGCGCGAAAAACCTGTTTTCAATAACCGCTCTACGGTGTATCCTCTTTGCGGATTATGGAGACTAAGAAAAAAACACAACCGATTGAGGACAGGGCCGAAAGTTTTTTCTCCGGGATCATAGACGACATACCGCCCGAGAGACTAAGCAGCCTTATTGTCATAGGGATAAAGACAAGAGGGGAATATCTGGGCAAGAGGCTCGTTGAGCGTATAAGCGAGCGGACTGGAAAGGATGTTACCTTTGGAACGATCGATATTACTCTCTACAGGGATGATTTCGAGAATAGAAAAAACTGGCCGCGACTGCGCAAAACCAGTATCCCCAACGACGTACAGGGGAAAAACATAATACTTGTTGACGATGTCCTCTACACTGGCCGTACTGTGCGGGCCGCAATAAATTCAATCATGGATTATGGAAGGCCGGCCTCGGTCAAGCTAGCGGTGCTCGTGGACAGGGGAGGAAGGGAACTCCCCGTGCAGCCCGACTATGCGGGAATCAGCATCGAAACGCTGGACGACGAAATGGTCAACGTTTACCTGGAAGAAGTGGACGGCAGGGAGGAAATCGAGATAATCAGAAAAAATGGCGTTTGAGAAGAAGCACATACTGGGTCTTGGAGAACTCTCGGCCGAGGAAATTAAGATTATTCTCGACACCGCGGAGTCGATGAAGGAGATTTCCACCAGGGACGTAAAGAAGGTTCCGACTCTTAAGGGAAGAACCGTAGTGAATCTCTTTTTCGAACCCAGTACCAGGACCCGATCGTCATTTGAAATCGCTGAGAAAAGACTCAGTGCCGATGTTCTCAATTTTTCCGCTTCGCAAAGCAGCGTTGTAAAAGGGGAGAGCCTTTTGGACACTGCCAGAAATTTCGAGGCCATGGGCGCGAGCATAATGGTTATAAGGCATGGAATGTCCGGTGCGCCCTTTGTCCTGGCCCGCGAGATAAACGCCTCGGTAATAAGTGCCGGGGACGGCTCCCACGAGCATCCTAGCCAGGCCCTTATTGATATTTTCACCATAAGGGAGAAAAAAGGAAGAATCGAAGACCTTGATGTGCTTATCGTTGGGGATATTCTCAACAGCAGGGTGGCCAGATCCAATATATTCGGCCTCCGCAAACTCGGAGCGAGAGTTAGGATAGTCGGGCCGGCAACCATAGTTCCCGAATATTTCAGGGATATGGGGGCGGAGATCTTTTATTCGCTTGAACATGCTCTTGAGAATGTGGATGTGGTGATAATGCTGAGGGTTCAGAGCGAGCGGAAGACCCTTGAATACTTCCCCTCGTTGAGGGAATACTCGGGGCTTTACGGACTTACCAGAGAGAAACTCAGGCTTGCGAAACAAGACGTGATAGTGATGCATCCGGGTCCGATTAACCGGGGGGTTGAGCTTACTTCGGAGATAGCTGATGACCCGGGGGCCGTTATACTTGAGCAGGTGGCAAACGGAATTGCCGTGAGAATGGCCATGATATATCTTGTTGCCTTGGGAGAGAGCTTATAGATGGGAGTGCTCATTAAAAACGGCCGCGTTATTGACCCTTCACAGTCTCTCGACATGGTCTCGGACATATATGTCCAGAAAGACAGGGTGAGGGAAATATCAGAGCGTATAGACACCCCGCGCAAGTCAGACACAGTAATAGACGCCAGCGGGCAGATCGTGGCCCCCGGATTCGTGGATATTCACGTACACCTAAGAGAACCGGGCTACGAACACAAGGAGACGATAAAGACGGGTTGTCTTGCCGCCGCCGCGGGTGGCTTTACCTCCATAGTGTGTATGCCCAACACAAATCCCATAAACGACAATGCCTCGGTGACAGAGTACATACTCTTAAAAGCCAGAACTGAAGGCATAGTCAATGTGTTTCCCATAGGAGCGATAACCAAGGGGGAGAAAGGAAAGGAACTTGCAGACATAGGCGAGATGTGCGAAGCCGGGTGCGTGGGCATTTCCGATGACGGGATGCCGGTCACTGACTCGGGACTTATGCGAAAGGCCATGGAGTATGTAAAGCCCTTTGGGATTCCGGTTATCACGCATGCCGAAGACACCGGGCTTTCCGCGGGCGGCGTTATGAACGAGGGTTTCGTTTCAACCGAACTTGGCCTTCGGGGAATTCCCGCCGCTTCTGAGGAGGTTGGGGTAGTCAGGGACATAATTCTCTGCGAGCTCACTGGCACTCCTCTTCAC includes:
- a CDS encoding arsenosugar biosynthesis-associated peroxidase-like protein — protein: MDYYNPEDLKRFPEIGEFSEDLMDKFFEYYNSATAEEGALTKREKALIALAVAHTEKCPYCIDAYTTQCLETGADPEQMTEAVHVAASMSAGIKLIHAIQMHNTLKKNRAL
- a CDS encoding HAD family phosphatase — its product is MIKAVIFDFDGVIVDSEPLHLRAFQRTVETLGLKLSTTDYYLRYLACDDKSFFRRFLEDNGQRCTEQEIARLVREKGIRFEEMMGEGIRIFPGVVEFLEAIRGKFHVAIGSGALTEEINLILRSKNLSEFFGFIIGADNTENPKPSPEVYLKCLERLRRDYDGTITAAQCVVFEDSPHGVLAAKRAGMRCVGISNSCSGDELGLADQVTESFSEIIDDFPEMF
- the katG gene encoding catalase/peroxidase HPI, which produces MDKNQDTGKCPVNHGTTRSKLTGSIANQNWWPNQLNLKILHQNSSLVDPMGEKFDYAAEFQTLDLEAVRQDLYALMTDSQDWWPADYGHYGPLFIRMAWHSAGTYRIHDGRGGARSGTQRFAPLNSWPDNANLDKARRLLWPIKKKYGRKISWADLMIFAGNCALESMGFKTFGFAGGREDAWEPEEDIYWGPETEWLGDERYSGDRELHNPFGAVQMGLIYVNPEGPNAKPDPLAAAHDIRETFGRMAMDDEETVALIAGGHTFGKCHGAGDAACVGPEPEAADIEEQGLGWTNKHASGHGPDAITSGLEGAWTSNPTTWDNGFFDMLFGYEWELTKSPAGAWQWTAKDVDDKDLAPESDGSGKWVPTIMATTDLSLRMDPVYQPISRRFHENPDELAEAFAKAWYKLTHRDMGPYPCCLGPLVPDESQIWQDPVPAVDHELVEAEDIAFLKKEMLDQGLSIQELVRAAWASASTFRGTDRRGGANGARIRLSPQKGWDANDPEELSKTLSSLMAVGERFNNAQTNGKSVSLADLIVLGGCAAVEKAAEAAGYSVNLPFTPGRTDATEEQTDAAAFDVLEPKADGFRNYIAAGGRQQSPVGLLVDKAHLLTLTAPEMTVLLGGMRALGANAGGSQHGLFTDRVGTLSNDFFVNLLDMSTEWGRSADSEGVYEGRDRATGEIRWTATEVDLIFGSNSQLRALAEVHACDDSEEAFVRDFVAAWTKVMNLDRFDIS
- the gmk gene encoding guanylate kinase; the encoded protein is MISGPSGSGKTTIVTRVLSNVENLRFSISYTTRSMRAGEVRGEHYEFVSGEEFQSMIKQGFFAEWAEVHGNFYGTPKAEIEKWIKTGVDVILDIDVQGAKRLRGVFDDAVFIFVVPPSLEVLEQRLRDRKSEEEGDISTRLGIVKEEVACSKCYDYIIINDEADIAARRIEAVILSQRRGDSEDSRQRMLAATRDSKTENVYGPVFLRRFGLK
- a CDS encoding bifunctional (p)ppGpp synthetase/guanosine-3',5'-bis(diphosphate) 3'-pyrophosphohydrolase; the protein is MIRLNDIIDKVASYSDIENEDLDFIKKAYVYSAKVHSGQKRVSGEPYLSHPLEVSSILANLKLDVPSIVTGLLHDTIEDTLATREEIERNFGSEIAFLVDATTKISRLPHVSDVEKQAESFRKLILATAEDIRVVLIKLADRLHNMRTLQYLPEEKQKRIAVETMEIYAPLAHRLGMNWISVELEDLAFKFSEPGEYERISQTVSAKKKDWEKYTTEIVSLINAKMKEFEIRGDVSWRFKHLYGIYSKMKKGNISLRNIYDILGFRIVTASENECYQVLGAVHSLWKPIPGRIKDYIALPKANNYQSIHTAVIGPFGEQMEIQIRTERMHRIAEYGVAAHWRYKEGNSIENGNDKIYSNLRHLVELKDIKDSTEYIEAIKGELILDVVYVYTPNADLLEFPVGATPVDFAYSIHTDIGNHCSQAFVDHKLVPLNYKLQTGDMVEVVTSKNRAPNRQWLDFVVTSKAKNRIRSWLRQEENRNAEQIGEAITHRKLAAKGFNLRHLREKKKFEESLAKLQFSGIKDFYRAVGFGNAAVNDLLKEMHPRKFAEGTEKSERIKSIVNRMSKDEYKDAVLVRRYDNILIKFGKCCNPVPGEQIIGFITRGRGITVHVYNCPKLLEVDPERRIEVAWNDEYSGRIPIGLSVRCENRKGILSELTSTVSGLNVDIVSADVSEDETGQGDARFEVAVENIKQLEKLIESLKNLGGVISVERLTETSHHQPNDLN
- the lepB gene encoding signal peptidase I, which codes for MIIAWVKKKLAIRSSRKLARAVRGIIRKKGRFMAPREADHAEARILACEEAIERGSLHEIRASRKALRIFFEDNLRSYGKSALRQNAEAIVIAVALALAIRAFVFQPFKIPSGSMLPTLLVGDHILINKFVYGTRIPFTNKMFFPFSEIDRGDIIVFKLSGDNTTDFPMPGKGAFYVKRAVGIAGDEIDISGRDVLINGRAVEQTYTGNYEYPDQKFFSVADRYEQSLSGKNFSVIYKKGNSSTTSGKMSFPLVVPKGRIFVMGDNRDNSYDSRFWGFVPVENVYGKAFMIHWSWNLSNPGFADKVRWNRIFSGIE
- the pyrR gene encoding bifunctional pyr operon transcriptional regulator/uracil phosphoribosyltransferase PyrR, whose translation is METKKKTQPIEDRAESFFSGIIDDIPPERLSSLIVIGIKTRGEYLGKRLVERISERTGKDVTFGTIDITLYRDDFENRKNWPRLRKTSIPNDVQGKNIILVDDVLYTGRTVRAAINSIMDYGRPASVKLAVLVDRGGRELPVQPDYAGISIETLDDEMVNVYLEEVDGREEIEIIRKNGV
- a CDS encoding aspartate carbamoyltransferase catalytic subunit, producing the protein MAFEKKHILGLGELSAEEIKIILDTAESMKEISTRDVKKVPTLKGRTVVNLFFEPSTRTRSSFEIAEKRLSADVLNFSASQSSVVKGESLLDTARNFEAMGASIMVIRHGMSGAPFVLAREINASVISAGDGSHEHPSQALIDIFTIREKKGRIEDLDVLIVGDILNSRVARSNIFGLRKLGARVRIVGPATIVPEYFRDMGAEIFYSLEHALENVDVVIMLRVQSERKTLEYFPSLREYSGLYGLTREKLRLAKQDVIVMHPGPINRGVELTSEIADDPGAVILEQVANGIAVRMAMIYLVALGESL
- a CDS encoding dihydroorotase; its protein translation is MGVLIKNGRVIDPSQSLDMVSDIYVQKDRVREISERIDTPRKSDTVIDASGQIVAPGFVDIHVHLREPGYEHKETIKTGCLAAAAGGFTSIVCMPNTNPINDNASVTEYILLKARTEGIVNVFPIGAITKGEKGKELADIGEMCEAGCVGISDDGMPVTDSGLMRKAMEYVKPFGIPVITHAEDTGLSAGGVMNEGFVSTELGLRGIPAASEEVGVVRDIILCELTGTPLHICHVSTKGSVRLVRAAKKRGAKVTAEATPHHFTLTDKLVYGYNTDAKMNPPLRTQEDVDAILEGIADGTIDVIATDHAPHSQDEKNVEFDLAPFGIVGLETALSLSLELVEKGIITLEEMIKKLTVAPSEIVGIERGTLVPGSIADLVVFDPGMSRTVNPEEFFSKSGNTPFSGWELKGVVSNTIVSGKVVFSRS